CAGGAAGCGGGCCTTTGCAAGGAACACGGGGTGCTTGAAGCTCTCTGCACCAAGTGCAATCCGAAGCTCGCCCCCATCTTCCAGGCCAAGGGAGACTGGTGTGCCGAGCATGACTTACCCGAGTCGGTCTGCCCAATCTGCCACCCCGAGCGGGGCGGGCGGCCGGCTGTGGACGTCGCCGGCGATGACGCTCCACCTGACGGGACCAAGGTGATACTCAAGGGCAAAAACACTGACCGTCTGGCCGGGATTGAAACCACAAAAGCAGTAGCCGGCCGGGGTATGGCTGAGATTATAGCCCCGGTCGTCATCAGGTACGATGCCACCAGAGTCGCCCAGGTGACAGCCCGCGCTCCGGGGATGGTCAGGGGGGTATCGGCTGACATTGGCTCCTGGGTGTCGGCGGGATCAGTACTTGCCGTCATTGAAAGTGCCGCAGTGAGCAGTGACCAGTCGCGACTCACTGCGGCACGTTCCAGGATGCAGACGGCAGAGGCAAGCTACCGTCGTGAGGCGGAACTGGAGAAAAAAGGGATTTCTTCCAGGAAGGAAGTTCAAGCCGCCCAACAATCTCTTGACGAAGCAACCGCCGAGCTTGAGTCGCTGCAGGCATCGCTGCGCGGAGTGGGCGCCACTACCGGCAATAACGGCCGCTACTCGGTAACAGCGCCCATCTCCGGGGTAATCACCCAACGCACCGTCTCTCTTGATCGCTATGTGGAGTCCCAGACGCCGCTCTTCGAGATCGTGGATACGTCATCAATGTGGGCGGAGATTGCCCTGCCCGAAGCAGAGCTCGGAACCGTAAAAACCGGGACAGGCGTCGTCATTATCATGGATGGACTCGCTGGACGCGAGTTTCGCGGCGCCATCGCGCATATCGCGCCGTTGATCGATCCCCAGACGCGGACTGCAACGGCACGAGTTCGGCTCGCAAATCCCGAGGGACTCCTCAGGGCCAACATGTATGGCCAGGCACGCATCTCCGTCGGAGATTCCCGGTCGTCGTCGGCTGTGCCCCGAGACGCCATCCAGAGGGCAAAGTCCGTGAAACTTGTCTTCGTTAGACTGGCGCCCAACGAATACGAAGCCCGACGGGTACAGGTGGCCTCAGGCAGCAGCAATGGCGACCTGGTGGAGATTGCCTCGGGGGTCGAGGTTGGCGAGGAGATTGTTGTGGCCGGCAGTTTCCTGCTCAAAACGGAAACACTCAAGGACTCCATCGGCGCCGGCTGTTGCGAAGTGGACAATAAATAGTTTCCATCCGGAGTTTCCGGATGGAAACTAAATAGCAATCTGACAGGGAGATGTAATGCTGAATAAAATCATCCATTGGTCACTCAACCACCGGCTGGTGGTCATCGTTGCCTGGTCCGTGGTTGCTGTTCTCGGGATACTTGCAGTTCTACGGCTGCCCCTGGACGCCTTCCCGGATACGACCCCGATTCAGGTCCAGGTGAACACCGTGGCCCCGGCTCTCTCGCCGCTGGAGATTGAGCGCCAGGTTTCGGCGCCCCTGGAACAGGCGATTTCGGGGCTGCCAAAACTCAAGGAAGTCCGATCCACCTCCCGTTTCGGCATGTCCCAGGTAACGGTGATCTTCGAAGATGGGACCGACATCTACCTTTCCCGCCAAGTGGTCATGGAGCGGGTCCAGGGCGTTGCGCTTCCTTCCGGAATCGAAAAACCTCAACTCGGGCCGGTGGCTACAGGACTCGGGGAGGTCTTTCACTACCTGCTTATTGCCAAGGACAAGTCTCTTGCCGAGCTCCGGACGCTGCATGACTGGGTGGTGAAGCCCCAGATGCGCTCGGTGGCCGGGGTGGCGGAGGTGAACACCTGGGGCGGTGACGTGCGGCGCTTCGAGATCGTCGTTGATCCGGAGGTGCTGGCCAGGCGCGGCCTGACCATGGATCTGCTGATAGAGGCTGTCGAACGGAACAACGCCAACGTGGGCGGGGGCACCATCGACCAGGCGGGTGAGTCGAGCCTGGTACAGGGGGTTGCCATCGTTACGACGCCAGCGGATATTGAAGGTATCGTTATTGCCGCCAAGGAAGGGGTCCCCGTTCGGGTGGCGGATGTGGCCCGGGTGGTGGAGGGGCGTGAAATCCGTCGCGGCGCGGTGACGGCCGATGGCAAGGGCGAGGCAGTCCTCGGCCTCGGTTTCATGCTCATGGGTGAGAACAGCCACGATGTCACGACCCGGCTCAAGGCCCGTTTGGAGGAGGTCAAGAAGACCCTGCCCAAGGGGGCGGAGGTTGCTACCGCTTACGACCGGACTTCGCTGGTGGACAAGGTACTCCATACCGTGGAGAAGAACCTCTTCGAGGGGGCGATCCTCGTCGTCGCCGTTATCTTCGTCTTTCTGGGAAATATCCGCGCCGGGCTGATCGTTGCCCTGGCCATCCCGCTCTCCATGCTGTTCGCCTTCGACCTGATGCTTCGCTTCGGTATCGCCGGGAGTTTGATGAGTCTCGGGGCCATCGACTTCGGCCTGATCGTGGACAGCTCGGTAATCATGATCGAGAACGCGGAGCGCCGTCTCGCCGGAGACAAGAGCGACCGGAGCATCATTGACGTGGTGCGCGAAGCGGCCATCGAGGTCCGTAAACCGACCATGTTCGGCGAACTGATCATCATGATCGTCTACCTGCCGATTCTGGCTCTGGAAGGGGTAGAGGGCAAACTCTTCCGCCCCATGGCCCTGACCGTCATTTTCGCGCTCTTAGGCTCCATGGCCATGTCGCTGACCCTCATGCCGGTGCTGGCCGGCTTCAGCCTCAAGCGCAAAAAAGAGGACCAGGAACCCTGGCTCGTCCGCAGGCTCAAAGATATCTATCGCCCGATCCTGGGCTTTGCCTTGCGCCGGCGCACAGCCGTACTTGCCATCGCTTTCGGCAGTCTCTGTATTGCCGGCATTCTCGCGACCCGGCTCGGCTCGGAATTTGTGCCGCGCCTGATGGAAGGGTCCATCGTCATCAACACTGTTCGCCTTGCCAGCGTGTCACTGGATGAGTCCGTGCGCTACGGCACCCGCCTTGAGCGGGCATTGCTGGATAAATTTCCGAACGAGATCGAACGGATCTGGACCCGCACCGGCAGCGCCGAAATTGCCACCGATCCAATGGGGGTGGAGCTCTCCGACATCTTCATAACTCTCAAGCCGAGGGAAAAATGGCAGCGTGCCCGCACCCAGGAAAAACTGGTTGCGGTCATGGAGAAGGAGCTGAAAGTCATGCCGGGCATGCGAATGATCTTTACCCAGCCGATTGAGATGCGGGTAAACGAAATGATTGCCGGCATACGCTCCGATGTGGGGATCAAAATCTTCGGAGATGATTTCGAAATCCTGAAGACCAAGGCAAAAGAAGTCGAAAAATTGGTCAGGAAAGTATCCGGAGCCGCCGATGTGAGCGTGGAGCAGGTTACCGGCCAGCCTTTGCTGCAGGTTGAAGTGGACCGAAACGCCGTTGCCCGCCATGGCATTCATGCGAGAGAGGTCCTTGAGATCATTGAAGCCCTCGGTGGCAGGGAGGTCGGCATGTTGCAGGAAGGAGACCGGCGCTTCCCCATCGCGGTGCGCATTGCCGACAAGTATCGTTCAGAGACGGAGGATCTTGGCCGCATCCTGGTGACCACGGAGAGCGGGAAGCGCATCCCGCTGTCGCTGCTCACTAAAATCAAATCGTCTGAAGGACCATCCACCATCAACCGTGAATGGGGCAAGCGGCGGGTCGTCGTGCAGGCGAACGTGCGTGGCCGTGACGTGGGAAGCTTCGTGGCCGACATCAAGGAGTCAATCGAGCAAGAAGTCAAGCTCCCAAGCGGATACTACATCCGTTACGGCGGCCAGTTCGAGAACCTCCAACGCGCGCAGCAACGGCTGATGATCGTCATCCCGGTGGCTCTGGCCCTCATCTTTACGCTGCTCTATTTCACCTATGGGCGGGTCCTGGATGCTGCCCGGGTCTTCACCGGCGTACCCTTCGCCGCGGTCGGCGGCATCGTTGCCCTGTGGTTGCGGGGCATCCCCTTCAGCATCTCGGCTGGGGTCGGTTTTGTTGCTCTTTCGGGTGTTGCGGTCCTCGGCGATATGGTGCTGGTCTCCGCGGTGCGGGACCTGCTCGCCAAGGGGACACCGCTGATCGAAGCAATCCAGAAGGCGGCCGAACAGCGCCTTCGCCCGGTGCTCATGACCGCACTGGTCGCCAGTTTCGGCTTCATCCCCATGGCAATTAACACCGGCATAGGGGCCGAGGTGCAGAGGCCGCTCGCCACAGTCGTCATTGGCGGTGTTGTTTCCTCGACACTGCTTACCTTGCTCGTGCTTCCGGTATTATATGCCGTATTCGGCCGGGCAAAGGCAATCGACGGAGAACAGTAAACTGATTTAAGCGCTGATGCATTATCTGTTGGTAGCAGCTTACATCAATATGGCCAACACAACGGTCCAGCTGAATACCCAGGACCGCCTGCGCGGCCGCGTTATGAGACCGTACACCTTGGCCTTCGGCGGATTAACACCGTTCGGCAGTCTGTTTGCCAGCACCGTCACCCACTGGATCAAGGCGCCGCTCACCTTTGCCCTGGGCGGATTGATATGCGGGCCCGTTTTTCTGGTCGTGATAGTGAAGCGCAGGAACAGGATTGCGCGGGAACGAGATCGTTAACAAGCCAACACATTCTTTCCCTTTTTTCACTGCACAAACTATTTTTCTCTCCTGTGCTATTTCTTAAAAATATGCTATCATAATTGAATGCAGGATCAGGAAATCACCATACTTCGAGAGCTGATCATCATCCTCGCCGTCTCGCTTCCGATCACCTATCTCTTCCACCGCGCAAAACTGCCGGCGCTCGTGGGGTTCCTGATCACCGGCGTGCTCATCGGCCCTTACGGCGCCGCCATTATCACCGAGACCCGCGTCGTTGAACGGCTCGCTGATATCGGCGTTGTTCTGCTCCTGTTCACCGTCGGACTCGAGTTCTCGATCGCTGACATCATGAAATCGGGCCGCCAGTTCCTGATCGGCGGCGGCACCCAGGTTCTTTTGACGATCGCCGCGGTCACCGGCATTGCGCTCCTGTTCCACTATCCCCTGCCCCAGGCCTTGTTCTTCGGCTTTCTCGCATCGCTCAGCAGCACCGCGATCGTGCTCAAGATGTACTCTGACCGGTCGGATCTCGACACGACCCACGGCAGGCTTGCCACCGGCATTCTGCTGTTTCAGGACATTGCCGTCGTGCCCATGATGCTCATGCTGCCGGTCCTCGCCGAGTCAAGCGCACTCGGCGCGGTCACGCCGCTGTCCGTGCTTCTTTCCCTGGGCAAGGCCGTGCTGGGGCTGGTCGGCGTTTTTTTTGCGGCTCGCCAGGTTGTCCCCTTCCTGCTCCACCAGGTGATCCGGCTCAGGAATCGGGAGATGTTCTTCCTCCTCGTGGTGTTGCTGTGCCTGGGTACGGCGTGGATCACCTACAGTCTCGGCCTTTCGCTCGCCCTCGGCGCGTTCCTTGCGGGCCTCATCATTTCCGAATCAGAATACAGCCATCACATCGTGGTCGAGATCATGCCCTTCCGCGATTATTTCGCAAGCATCTTCTTTATCTCCATCGGCATGCTGCTCCAGACCGACTATTTCATGGCCCACTGGGTCCTACTCCTTGTCATGGCGCTCCTGCTCGTTCTTCTGAAATCCGGGCTGGTGGCCGTGACCGCGGCCATGCTGCGTTATCCGGTCCGGAGTTCCCTGCTCGCGGGACTCGGCCTGGCGCAGATCGGCGAATTTTCATTTCTGTTGGCGCAGCAGGGCCAGATAAGCGGCCTGATGGGTCAAGACATTTTCCAGATGTTCATCAACACCTCCATCCTGAGCATGCTCGCAACGCCCTTCCTCATCCAGGCGGGTCCGTGGATCACGGGACTGCTGCCGAACCTGGCCTCTGTACCGGGAGATAAAAGCGATGTTTGCACGCTCACCGGGCATACCATCATTGCGGGATATGGCTTGAACGGCAGAAACCTGTCCAGGACGCTCAAGGCCACTCACCTCCCCTATGTGGTGCTGGAAGTGAACGCCGATACCATCAGGAAGGCGCGTGATGCGGGGGAGTCCATCATCTACGGAGACATCACGAGAAGCGAAGTGCTGATGCGGGCGGGCGTTGACTGCGCCAAGGTGATCGTGTTCGCCATATCAGACTTTGCCGCAACCCGGATCGCCGTGCGCACGGTGCGCGAGCTCAACCCTTCGATATTCATTCTCATCCGTACGCGGTACGCTGCCGACGTCGACGAGCTCTACAAGCTCGGCGCAAATCAGGTGATCCCCGAGGAGTTCGAAACCTCGATCGAGATATTTTCGCGCGTGCTGCATGAATATCATGTCCCGAACAACGTCATCGCGAACCAGATCCAGCTCGTGCGGTTCGGAGGGTACAAGATGCTGCGCGGGTATTCCCTGGACCAGGAGAACCTCGGCCGCATTGCGGCGCTCTTCGCCGATGCGACGGTGGACCATGTCCAGCTGGATCCCGGATCGCCCGCCGTGGGCGGTACGCTCCGTGAGCTTGATCTCCGGAAGAATACCGGCGCCACGGTCATTGCCATCGCGCGGAACGGAGAAGCGAACACCAATCCGGGGCCTGACTTCACGTTGCAGCCCGATGATATTGTCGTGCTCATCGGCGGGCATAAGGAACTTGACGAGGCGATGAATCTCCTGACGCGGAAACAGCCGTGATCGTTCATTGCGAAGGACTGTCCGTGATTTTGAGAATTGCAGGGGTCTCTTCGCACTTTTTTTGATGCTACCGCCGAAGACCGCACAAAACAACAATATCTAAGATATAGTTGAACAGTATTCACCGATCCATGCGAGGAGAACGTTCCATGGCTGACACTCAAAAATCGGATACGAACTCAAATCAGCCGCTGTGCAACGGTGAGGACCTCACCGAGCGCAAGCAGCTGGAAAAGAAACTCCAGGAATCAGAGGGGAAGTACCGTACCCTGGTGGAGACGGCAGATGATGCCATAATAGTGACCGACTTGCAGGGGCGCCATCTCTTCGCGAACAGCGCGTACTACGCCAGCCTCGGCTATGCGGTCGGCGATGATCCGAATCCGGATGGCTTCAGCAACCTTCATCCGGATGACGCGGTAATGATGAAGAACAGAATGAGCGAATTGATCAATACGGGGAAGCTGCTCTCTGAATACCGCGTCCGTCATAAGGACGGCGGCTGGCGTTATCGTTCCACCCGGTCCACACTCATTCGTGATGATGAGGGCAGTCCCAATAGGTTGCTGGCTATTTGCCGCGACGTCACCGAACGCAAAGAGACAGAAATACTCCTTCAGCAGCAACGGTCGCAACTCGAAGAAGCGCAGAGAATCTCCCATGTCGGAAGCTGGGAACGTGACATCTCGACGAACGTCATAAGCTTGTCCGACGAAATGAAGCGCATATTCGGCATCAACCCCCGCGAAAAGAAGTTTACCTTCCAGATGCTGCTGGACATGATGCATCCCGATGACCGGGAACCCTTCCAAAAAGCCGTCAGAGAAGCCGTCTTCGGGAAAAAGCCGTACAGCACGGAGTACCGCATTGTCCACGGCGACGGCTCGACGCGATTCATCCATGCCCGCGGCGAGGCGCAATACGACGGCTTGGGAAAACCCGTGATCTTCCGGGGAATCGCCCAGGACATCACCGAACGCAAACAAGCGGAAGGGGCCTTGCGGGAAAGCCGGAAATTCCTGGAGACGGTCATCGAGGCGGCGCCCACCTGAGTGAAGCTGATCACTGCGGACGGGACTCTGCAGAGTATGAACCGCGCCGGACTCGACATGATCGAGGCTAATTCACTCGACCAGGTGCGGGGCCACTGTTTGTATCCACTGGTGTCCGAAGAACATCGCGAGGCCTTTCAGGCCCAGGTGCAGGATGTCTTCCAGGGCAAATCCGGCGCCCTTGAGTTCAAGATAATCGGCCTGAAGGGGAGACCTCGCTGGTTGTATAGTCATGCCGTGCCCCTGCGCAACGACAGGGGAGAGATCGTCTCCGCGCTTGCGGTAACCATCGATGTCAGCGAGCGCAAGTTAGCCGAGGAGGCGCTCCATGAGAGTGAACGGTCACTCAAGACCTTGATGAGCAATCTTCCGGGCATGGCTTACCGCTGCTGCAATGACCGGAACTGGGCCATGGAATACGTGAGCGAGGGCGCAGCCGGCCTGACAGGTTACCAGCCTGCGGACCTGATCGGGAACGCGAAGATCGCCTATAACGACCTGATCCGCCCCGACGATCAGAAGCTGGTGTGGGATGCTGTGCAGAAGGCCGTTGGATCGAGGGACAAATACACGCTGAACTACCGGATCCGCGGGGCCGACGGGCAGGAGCGATGGGTCTGGGAGCAGGGGCAGGGGGTTTTCTCGCCGGCGGGCTGCCTGCTTGCCCTGGAGGGGTTCATTATCGATGTTTCGGAGCGCCGCCTCCTTGAAGAAGAGCGGCTCAAGACCCAGAAGCTCGAGGCCATCGGCACGCTCGCCGGCGGGATCGCACATGACTTCAACAATCTCCTGCAGGGCGTGTTCGGCTACATCTCCCTCGCGAAACTGAACGCGGACCACAAGGAAAAGAGCGTCGAGGCGCTTGAACAGGCCGAGAAGGCTCTGCATATGTCGGTCAACCTAACCTCCCAGCTCCTTACCTTCTCAAAGGGGGGGAAACCGGTGAAGCAGCGGACCGACCTCCGGCCGGTGATCGAGAACGCGGTACGGTTCGCCCTGAGTGGCTCGCGCTCCGATCATATCCTCAACATCAGCGGAAATCTCTGGGCCGTTGACGCGGACAGCGGCCAGCTCGGGCAGGTGATCCAGAACATCGTGCTGAACGCCGATCAGGCAATGCCGGAGGGGGGCCGTGTGGAGATCACGGCTGAAAATGTCGAGGCCCCTGATAGCGATCTGCCGCAGGATTTGAAGGGCGGGCGTTACGTAAAAATATCCATCAAGGACAACGGGGTCGGCATTCCGGAACAATACCTCGTAAAGATTTTCGACCCCTATTTCACGACCAAGGAAAAAGGCAGCGGCCTGGGCCTTGCCACGTCCTATTCAATCGTCAAGAACCATAGCGGTTTAATCGACATACGATCACTGCCGGGCAAAGGCAGCACCTTTGTCGTCTATATTCCGGCGGCCGCGCCGGCCGCAACAAAACCAATTGTTGCTGTCGTTACCCGGCCCGTGCGCCGGGGCAGGATTCTGCTCATGGACGATGATGAAGTGGTCAGATCGGTCGCCGGTGAATTGATACACGCCCTCGGACATGACGTAGACTTCGCGGAGCACGGTGAAGCGGCCCTTTTCAAATATAAAACTGCGCGGAAAGCCGGCCATCCCTATGATATCGTCATTCTCGACCTCACGATCCGGGGCGGCATGGGCGGAATTGATACGATCCAGAAACTGCGGGCTATCGATCCCGACGTGAGGGCGGTCGTATCGAGCGGCTATTCGGATAATGCCATGGCAGCGGACTATCAGAAGCTCGGGTTCAGGTCGTTCCTGAAGAAGCCATATAATATCGAGGAACTGCGCGACACGCTGAATGCGTTGCTGACGTGAAGTCCGAAGTGCTTTGCGATGGGAATATAGTTGCGCTCCTCGGTCACCTCAAGTATAATGAAGCCCTGAATCAGTAGCTCCATCGTCAATTCTTCATTTTCAATTGCCTGTCAATACGGGAGAGGATGCCGATCTGGTGACGGCCCCGGACTTCAAATCCGCTGTTTCCTGGCTTTGGTCAGGAAAGGTGAGTTCGATTCTCATGCTCTCCCGCCATAAATAAAAAAACCCTCACGAAGTGATCCGTGAGGGTTTGTACGTCTATAAAGACAGCTTATTTCTTGTGACACTTGGCACAGGTTGCTTTATCCTTTACACTAAAAGCCTTGGTGCCGTTGTGGCATGCGCCGCAGGCTTTGCCGTCCTCCATGTCTTTCATGGAAATGACGTCAGCACCCTTCTTCATCGCGAAGAGCTTGGGGGACGTATGACAATCTTTGCAAACTAAGCCTTTCGCTTTATGTGCGGCACCGTCAAAAATGACTTTACCCGCTCCCTTGCCTTCGAATTCCACCGTCTTCATGCTGGCAAATACTGAAGCAACCATAGACAGCATCATTACAATTGCGAGGGCCAATACGAATAATTTCTTCATTTAGTTTCACCTCCTTCCGTGTTTAAAATATATACAAAGCAATCAAAGCAATCTGTTGCAGCGGCCGGTCATTGATTCGTCCCTCCATCACTCTCTTAGAAAAACGCCTTCGGACTCCGATACTCGTGACAGGCGACACAATCCGTTTTCGCCGATGCCTCGGTCACGATCCAGACATGCTGTTTGTGACAGTCCTGACACTTCATGTCAATCGCGAGGTGGACGTTGTGTTTTCCGATCTTCGGCACGCCCGTATGGCAGCGCAGGCAGTCTTCATTATGGGGCCGGACCCTGCCCGCCTCATGCGGTTTGTGGCACTCATAACAATAGAACTGCATAGGCGACTTTTCGTTCAAGCGAATCTTCTTGGCCTTCCGGATCGTAATGGCATCGGGCGTAAAGAACCGCACGTCAAGGGTGGCATCGTCCTTCAATTGCCTCTTAATGCTTTCATCGTTGCTGTGGCAATAGAGACATTTAAGGCGCCCGGGCTTAAGGTCCTTGCTCCGGTCAGTATGGCAGTTGAGACAGGCAAGACCGCCCATGCCCTCGCCATGCACCTGCCTGCCCATATGACACTTGGTACAGAATTTTTCCGTGGGCAGGAAGCGGTGGAGACCGCTCTTGTCGGCTTTTATCTCGCCGTGGCACTGCGTGCATTCGAGCTGTTCCATATACACGTGCTTGGCATGGAAGAGAGACTTATTGATCCTCGCCGCCTTGCCCTCGGTGTGGCACTGGTTGCAGTATTTCTGGCTCACGATGACATGCTCTTTATGACGCTCGGGCACCACGGTCGGACGCTTCAATACGAAGCTGAGCAGCAGTGAGTTCAGTTCAGCGACCGAGAGGTGATGGCAATCGTGACAGTTGAGCTGTTTGTGCTCGCTCTCCGCCCAGGTGTCGTATGCCGGTTGCATCAGGTGACACCCGACGCAGAACTTGGGATTATTCTGGGAAAAATCATAAAATCGATAAGCAACGTAACCGCCGCCCAATACAATGATCAGGAGCAGCGCGATAATAAGCAGTTTTGCCTTCAGGGAAATAGGTTCTTTGAGCCGCTCCGCGAGCTGATTGATCTTTTCTTTTGTCCAATCGAATAACTTCATGCACGCCTCAAATTATAATTAATAATCGCTAAAACTTGATTAGGATTTATAGCATAGGTCAAACCTGATGTCAATACTTTACCGTGCGCAAATTAAATAAATAAATTGTGGCGGTCTTCCTGCTATTAGCTTGACAGCCTATTGCAATTTTGTTAGTATTTTTTTCGACGCTATGACTGACTTATGAAAAAAATCCAACGTCGGGGTGGGCAGAGATGAAGCGGCGAAGATTCCTGAAAATTATTCTGACCTTTCTCGGATCACTTACTTTCTTTTCGTTCGCTTATTCCCTTGTAAAATTTCTCACGTCACTCCCGACAGCAAGAGCCGGCAATAAAAAGCTCGTCATCAGCAAAACCGATATTCCTTCCGGCAGCGCCAGAAACATCATTTACGGAAATGTACCTGTTGTCGTCATTAACCGGCCTGAGAGGGGATTCATCGCTTTTTCAAGAGTGTGCACCCATCTCGGTTGTTTAGTCGACTATAACGAGAGAAAACAGTTATTCCTCTGCCCCTGCCACGCAGGGATCTATGACATCGAGGGAAACGTAGTATCGGGACCGCCGCCGAAAGCGTTGAACATCATTCCGATCAGGATCGAAGGCGGGAACATAGTCTTAGGGTGATAATCATGTGGGTAAAAATCAAGAACTGGCTTGACATTCGAATCGGTTCGGACAGTCTCGTCCAGACAAAGGTGATCGAATACCGTATCCCGAAGAACATCAACATCTTTTATACCCTCGGATTTATTGCCGTCATTGCATACGTCATCGAGGCAGTGACCGGCATCCTCCTGCTTGTCTATTATATACCCCACCCCGACCACGCCTTCAGGAGTGTACAGGAGATCATGACCAGGGTCCCCTACGGCTGGCTGTTCAGAGAAATGCACGCCGTGGGCAGCAACCTCATGATCACGGTCATTCTCCTGCACATGATCGTCGTCTTCCTCATGGGAAATTATAAACAGCCCCGGGAATTGACCTGGCTTGGGGGGGGGCTGTTGCTCCTTTTCGTCATCATCTTCGGTCTCAGCGGCTATCTCCTCCCCTGGACTCAGCTCAGCTACTGGTCGACAACCGTCGTGACATCGATGCCGACGGCTTTTCCTCTTATCGGGGAACCCATCGCCCGGATCCTCAGAGGAGGAGACCACGTAACGGCGACAACTCTCAGCAGGTTCTTCGCTCTCCATGTGGCCATTTTACCGCCTATTTTCCTTACGCTGATCGGCATCCATCTGTTTCTCATCAACCGGACCGGCATCTCCGCAACACCTTTTGGAAAGGCCGATGAGGAAAAGCGGCCGATGACGGAATACAAGAGAAAAACGCACCCTGACGGAAATCCGTATTATCCTTATTTTTTCCGGAAACAAATGTTAATGATGATGGCATATTTCGCCGTCATGTTTTTCTTCATCAGTTTCCTGCCGTCCCTGATCTTCCCCGAAGAAGCG
This genomic window from Nitrospirota bacterium contains:
- a CDS encoding efflux RND transporter periplasmic adaptor subunit yields the protein MRRLAILVTLIALAAISGCSKKETATAPMAVKQSAADPRKAAQEAGLCKEHGVLEALCTKCNPKLAPIFQAKGDWCAEHDLPESVCPICHPERGGRPAVDVAGDDAPPDGTKVILKGKNTDRLAGIETTKAVAGRGMAEIIAPVVIRYDATRVAQVTARAPGMVRGVSADIGSWVSAGSVLAVIESAAVSSDQSRLTAARSRMQTAEASYRREAELEKKGISSRKEVQAAQQSLDEATAELESLQASLRGVGATTGNNGRYSVTAPISGVITQRTVSLDRYVESQTPLFEIVDTSSMWAEIALPEAELGTVKTGTGVVIIMDGLAGREFRGAIAHIAPLIDPQTRTATARVRLANPEGLLRANMYGQARISVGDSRSSSAVPRDAIQRAKSVKLVFVRLAPNEYEARRVQVASGSSNGDLVEIASGVEVGEEIVVAGSFLLKTETLKDSIGAGCCEVDNK
- a CDS encoding PAS domain S-box protein, yielding MADTQKSDTNSNQPLCNGEDLTERKQLEKKLQESEGKYRTLVETADDAIIVTDLQGRHLFANSAYYASLGYAVGDDPNPDGFSNLHPDDAVMMKNRMSELINTGKLLSEYRVRHKDGGWRYRSTRSTLIRDDEGSPNRLLAICRDVTERKETEILLQQQRSQLEEAQRISHVGSWERDISTNVISLSDEMKRIFGINPREKKFTFQMLLDMMHPDDREPFQKAVREAVFGKKPYSTEYRIVHGDGSTRFIHARGEAQYDGLGKPVIFRGIAQDITERKQAEGALRESRKFLETVIEAAPT
- a CDS encoding CusA/CzcA family heavy metal efflux RND transporter; the protein is MLNKIIHWSLNHRLVVIVAWSVVAVLGILAVLRLPLDAFPDTTPIQVQVNTVAPALSPLEIERQVSAPLEQAISGLPKLKEVRSTSRFGMSQVTVIFEDGTDIYLSRQVVMERVQGVALPSGIEKPQLGPVATGLGEVFHYLLIAKDKSLAELRTLHDWVVKPQMRSVAGVAEVNTWGGDVRRFEIVVDPEVLARRGLTMDLLIEAVERNNANVGGGTIDQAGESSLVQGVAIVTTPADIEGIVIAAKEGVPVRVADVARVVEGREIRRGAVTADGKGEAVLGLGFMLMGENSHDVTTRLKARLEEVKKTLPKGAEVATAYDRTSLVDKVLHTVEKNLFEGAILVVAVIFVFLGNIRAGLIVALAIPLSMLFAFDLMLRFGIAGSLMSLGAIDFGLIVDSSVIMIENAERRLAGDKSDRSIIDVVREAAIEVRKPTMFGELIIMIVYLPILALEGVEGKLFRPMALTVIFALLGSMAMSLTLMPVLAGFSLKRKKEDQEPWLVRRLKDIYRPILGFALRRRTAVLAIAFGSLCIAGILATRLGSEFVPRLMEGSIVINTVRLASVSLDESVRYGTRLERALLDKFPNEIERIWTRTGSAEIATDPMGVELSDIFITLKPREKWQRARTQEKLVAVMEKELKVMPGMRMIFTQPIEMRVNEMIAGIRSDVGIKIFGDDFEILKTKAKEVEKLVRKVSGAADVSVEQVTGQPLLQVEVDRNAVARHGIHAREVLEIIEALGGREVGMLQEGDRRFPIAVRIADKYRSETEDLGRILVTTESGKRIPLSLLTKIKSSEGPSTINREWGKRRVVVQANVRGRDVGSFVADIKESIEQEVKLPSGYYIRYGGQFENLQRAQQRLMIVIPVALALIFTLLYFTYGRVLDAARVFTGVPFAAVGGIVALWLRGIPFSISAGVGFVALSGVAVLGDMVLVSAVRDLLAKGTPLIEAIQKAAEQRLRPVLMTALVASFGFIPMAINTGIGAEVQRPLATVVIGGVVSSTLLTLLVLPVLYAVFGRAKAIDGEQ
- a CDS encoding cation:proton antiporter is translated as MQDQEITILRELIIILAVSLPITYLFHRAKLPALVGFLITGVLIGPYGAAIITETRVVERLADIGVVLLLFTVGLEFSIADIMKSGRQFLIGGGTQVLLTIAAVTGIALLFHYPLPQALFFGFLASLSSTAIVLKMYSDRSDLDTTHGRLATGILLFQDIAVVPMMLMLPVLAESSALGAVTPLSVLLSLGKAVLGLVGVFFAARQVVPFLLHQVIRLRNREMFFLLVVLLCLGTAWITYSLGLSLALGAFLAGLIISESEYSHHIVVEIMPFRDYFASIFFISIGMLLQTDYFMAHWVLLLVMALLLVLLKSGLVAVTAAMLRYPVRSSLLAGLGLAQIGEFSFLLAQQGQISGLMGQDIFQMFINTSILSMLATPFLIQAGPWITGLLPNLASVPGDKSDVCTLTGHTIIAGYGLNGRNLSRTLKATHLPYVVLEVNADTIRKARDAGESIIYGDITRSEVLMRAGVDCAKVIVFAISDFAATRIAVRTVRELNPSIFILIRTRYAADVDELYKLGANQVIPEEFETSIEIFSRVLHEYHVPNNVIANQIQLVRFGGYKMLRGYSLDQENLGRIAALFADATVDHVQLDPGSPAVGGTLRELDLRKNTGATVIAIARNGEANTNPGPDFTLQPDDIVVLIGGHKELDEAMNLLTRKQP